One genomic region from Leptospira tipperaryensis encodes:
- a CDS encoding M48 family metallopeptidase → MKSFQLGDIKVEFIQKNIGNLHLSVYPPNGRVRISAPFTMNFETIRVYAISKLAWIKKQRRKFSHQERESRREYIARESHYFLGKRYLLRVFKGEHIQSLDLKHNSIDLFVSDSTTWDNKNNILKKWYRDRLREISAPLVQKWSKNLKLKNVEFSIRSMKTRWGTCNPSKRKIWLNLELAKKPKDCIEFIIAHELIHILEKNHTTRFFSLLKYHYPNWKEAQEKLNKLPISHVDWEY, encoded by the coding sequence ATGAAGAGCTTTCAACTCGGAGATATTAAGGTCGAATTCATCCAAAAAAATATTGGCAATCTTCATTTGAGTGTTTATCCGCCGAATGGTCGAGTTCGAATTTCTGCACCGTTCACGATGAATTTTGAGACAATTCGAGTTTATGCCATTTCAAAACTCGCCTGGATCAAAAAACAAAGAAGAAAATTCAGTCACCAAGAGCGAGAATCTCGTCGGGAATATATCGCCAGAGAAAGTCATTATTTTCTCGGAAAACGTTATTTACTAAGAGTGTTTAAAGGCGAACATATTCAGAGCCTTGATCTAAAACACAATTCGATCGATCTTTTTGTAAGCGATTCGACAACGTGGGATAATAAGAACAACATTTTAAAGAAATGGTACAGAGATCGACTGAGAGAAATCTCCGCTCCTTTAGTTCAAAAATGGTCAAAAAATTTAAAACTTAAGAATGTTGAGTTTTCAATACGATCGATGAAAACTCGTTGGGGAACCTGCAACCCTTCCAAAAGAAAAATATGGCTGAATTTAGAATTAGCAAAAAAGCCGAAAGATTGCATAGAGTTCATAATTGCTCACGAACTCATTCATATATTAGAAAAGAATCATACGACTCGTTTCTTTTCATTATTAAAGTATCACTATCCGAACTGGAAAGAAGCTCAAGAAAAATTAAATAAGCTTCCGATTAGTCACGTAGATTGGGAGTATTGA
- a CDS encoding endonuclease NucS domain-containing protein, whose amino-acid sequence MKQYARVMLGKKSVHADLCFREGFIGCDFDIDEDLSGKLSVNAKEFNRAFIPVYLKTNPTKNKISAGLACGALFTIAKGLQIGDIVLSPNGQGGYAVGEIRENYQYRVDSILAHRRKVQWFSRIIDRREMSQALQYSSGSIGTVSDVTRYASEIESFLAGSKLQTLFSNDETVEDPNVFGLEKHLEEFLVSNWKQTDLGKEYDIFEEDGEPVGQQYRVDTGNIDILAVSKDKKELLVVELKKGRASDSVIGQIQRYMGYVLQELAEENQTVKGIIIALEDDPKIKRALAVAKNIEFYRYQVNFKLFKS is encoded by the coding sequence ATGAAACAATATGCGCGGGTGATGTTGGGGAAAAAGAGCGTTCACGCGGATCTCTGTTTTCGGGAAGGGTTTATCGGTTGCGACTTTGATATCGACGAAGATCTAAGCGGAAAGTTATCGGTCAATGCAAAGGAATTCAACCGAGCATTCATCCCGGTTTATTTAAAGACAAATCCGACAAAGAATAAAATCTCCGCGGGACTTGCGTGCGGAGCCTTGTTTACGATCGCCAAAGGTCTTCAGATCGGGGACATCGTCCTTTCTCCGAACGGACAAGGCGGATACGCCGTAGGCGAAATCCGGGAAAACTATCAATACCGGGTCGATTCCATTCTCGCGCACAGAAGAAAGGTACAATGGTTTTCGAGAATCATCGATCGAAGAGAGATGAGCCAAGCGTTGCAATATTCTTCCGGATCGATCGGAACCGTGAGCGACGTCACACGTTATGCCTCCGAGATCGAATCTTTTTTGGCGGGAAGCAAACTTCAGACCCTATTCTCCAATGATGAAACCGTAGAAGACCCGAACGTCTTCGGTTTGGAAAAACATCTGGAAGAATTTTTAGTCTCCAACTGGAAACAAACCGATCTTGGTAAAGAATACGATATCTTTGAGGAAGACGGAGAGCCCGTCGGTCAACAATACCGTGTCGATACGGGAAACATCGATATCCTCGCCGTCAGCAAAGACAAAAAAGAACTTTTGGTCGTCGAGCTCAAAAAAGGAAGAGCGAGCGATTCCGTAATCGGCCAGATCCAACGATATATGGGATACGTTCTGCAAGAACTCGCAGAAGAAAATCAAACCGTGAAAGGGATCATCATCGCTTTGGAAGACGATCCTAAAATCAAACGGGCGCTCGCGGTCGCAAAGAATATAGAATTCTATCGGTATCAAGTCAACTTCAAACTATTTAAGAGTTAG
- a CDS encoding type I restriction endonuclease subunit R, protein MDTIGQSEKATQARVISLFQNKLGYDYLGNWSSKKNSNLEEDLLTSYLKKTEYSDLQINRATETLKKTATNFEKNLYDKNKEFYSLLRYGIPVKVDLDSKTENIHVIDWKNPLNNIFGIAEEVTIIGRAEKRPDLVLYVNGIALGVIELKSGINSIGEGIRQNITNQQKDFIPDFFSTIQFVFAGNDTEGLRYGTVGTSEKYFLGWKEDVEDNSLLSLDKYLTKLCDKSRFLEIIYDFILFDGGQKKLPRPHQYFGIKAAQEFIKRKEGGIIWHTQGSGKSIVMVLLAKWILENNPNARVAIITDREELDTQIKRVFESAGEKIHRTSSGSDLLFQLSQPKPRLLCSLIHKFGKKDGDDFETYLEEIEKNPVKTIGELFIFVDEAHRTQSGKLQQAMKAILKEAVFIGFTGTPLLRKDKKTTLEVFGRYIHVYKFNEAVEDEVVLDLMYEARDIDQKLSSPEKVDAWFQAKTKGLNDFQKHELKKKWGTLQKVLSSKSRMEKIVLDIIFDFSDKPILSSEFGNAILVAGSIYEACKYYELFQSTSLKNKCAVITSYNPAIGDLRTETTGENTETEKEFIYHSYKNFLGNLTAEQHEESAKSLFINEPRNMRLLIVVDKLLTGFDAPSCSFIYLDKSMQDHALFQAICRVNRLGGEQKQFGYIVDYKDLFKKVENAVSVYTSDLNLSDFGKDESAILLKDRLYTARERLEDALEELEILCEPVEPPKATQDYIFYFCGNPENELDLLDTEFRRAYLYKLTVNFIRAHSALANELEESGLSKEEIIRIKEKMDFYLKLRETIRRASNEIIDLKAYEADMRHLIDYYIQAEEPKQVSNFHDTPLLEIIDRVGIAKAIAELPDSIRNSKDSCAATIENNVRITIIRNHMMDPAFYSAMSELLATLIHQRKIEAINYEIYLKGIEELAKKVARGKENDLPADIQTPGQRALYGNLGNKEELALKIHSSILSERPDEWRGNEIKERIIKQTLYKLLDRDLDEVERIFKIIFQQFEY, encoded by the coding sequence ATGGACACAATCGGACAGTCGGAAAAAGCCACACAAGCCAGGGTCATTTCCCTGTTTCAAAACAAGTTGGGTTATGATTATCTCGGGAACTGGAGTTCTAAAAAGAATTCGAACCTCGAAGAGGATCTTCTGACTTCGTATTTAAAGAAAACAGAATATTCGGATCTTCAGATAAATAGAGCCACAGAGACGCTAAAAAAAACAGCTACTAATTTCGAAAAGAACCTCTACGACAAAAACAAGGAATTCTATTCCCTTCTTCGTTATGGGATTCCTGTAAAAGTCGATCTCGATTCTAAAACCGAGAACATCCACGTCATCGACTGGAAAAATCCCCTGAACAACATCTTCGGAATCGCCGAGGAAGTTACGATTATTGGAAGAGCCGAAAAAAGACCGGATCTGGTTTTGTATGTAAATGGGATTGCATTAGGCGTCATCGAACTCAAAAGCGGAATCAACTCGATCGGCGAGGGAATCCGTCAAAACATTACAAATCAACAAAAGGACTTCATTCCGGATTTTTTTTCGACGATCCAGTTCGTTTTTGCCGGTAACGACACGGAAGGTCTTCGCTACGGTACGGTCGGCACTTCGGAAAAGTATTTCTTAGGCTGGAAGGAAGACGTCGAAGACAATTCTCTTCTCTCTCTGGATAAATATCTGACGAAACTCTGCGATAAATCGCGATTTTTAGAAATCATCTATGACTTCATCCTCTTTGACGGAGGGCAAAAAAAACTTCCAAGACCGCATCAATACTTCGGAATCAAAGCCGCGCAAGAATTCATCAAACGAAAAGAAGGCGGAATCATCTGGCACACGCAAGGTTCCGGAAAAAGTATCGTCATGGTTCTTCTCGCCAAATGGATCTTAGAAAACAATCCGAACGCGAGAGTGGCGATCATTACTGACAGAGAGGAATTGGACACTCAGATCAAACGTGTTTTCGAAAGTGCAGGTGAAAAGATTCATAGAACGAGTAGCGGATCCGACCTTCTTTTTCAATTGAGTCAACCGAAGCCGAGACTTCTTTGTTCCTTGATTCACAAATTTGGAAAAAAAGACGGTGATGATTTCGAAACGTATTTGGAAGAGATCGAAAAGAATCCGGTTAAAACAATCGGAGAACTTTTTATCTTTGTGGACGAAGCCCATCGAACTCAATCCGGAAAATTACAACAGGCAATGAAGGCGATCTTAAAAGAAGCAGTATTTATCGGTTTTACCGGAACCCCGCTCCTCAGAAAAGATAAGAAAACGACCTTAGAAGTTTTCGGACGTTATATTCATGTTTACAAATTCAACGAAGCCGTCGAAGACGAAGTCGTTTTGGATTTGATGTACGAAGCGAGGGATATCGACCAAAAACTTTCTTCACCCGAAAAAGTAGACGCTTGGTTTCAAGCCAAGACAAAAGGACTCAACGATTTTCAAAAACACGAATTGAAAAAGAAATGGGGAACTTTGCAAAAAGTTCTTAGCTCGAAATCAAGGATGGAGAAGATCGTCCTCGACATCATCTTCGACTTTTCCGATAAGCCGATTCTGAGCTCGGAGTTCGGAAACGCGATTTTAGTCGCAGGGAGTATCTACGAAGCATGCAAATATTATGAGCTCTTTCAATCTACTTCTTTGAAAAATAAATGTGCTGTTATCACGTCTTACAATCCCGCCATCGGAGATCTTCGAACTGAGACGACCGGGGAAAACACCGAAACCGAAAAAGAATTTATTTATCATTCGTATAAGAATTTTTTAGGCAATCTTACTGCAGAACAGCACGAAGAAAGTGCGAAAAGTCTTTTTATAAACGAACCGCGTAATATGAGACTTCTCATCGTTGTCGACAAACTTCTTACCGGTTTCGACGCTCCCTCCTGTTCCTTTATTTATCTGGATAAGTCCATGCAGGATCACGCTCTCTTTCAGGCGATTTGTCGCGTCAATCGCCTGGGCGGAGAACAAAAACAATTCGGTTACATCGTAGATTACAAAGATTTATTTAAAAAAGTGGAAAATGCAGTTTCGGTTTACACTTCCGATTTGAATCTTTCCGATTTCGGCAAAGACGAAAGTGCAATCCTACTAAAAGATCGTCTTTATACTGCGAGGGAAAGACTCGAAGACGCACTAGAAGAGCTTGAAATTCTTTGCGAACCGGTCGAACCTCCAAAGGCTACCCAAGATTATATTTTCTATTTTTGTGGAAATCCGGAGAACGAACTCGATCTTCTCGATACCGAGTTTCGAAGGGCTTACTTGTATAAATTGACTGTGAATTTTATACGCGCTCATTCGGCTCTTGCAAACGAATTGGAAGAATCCGGTCTTTCAAAAGAAGAAATCATTAGAATCAAAGAAAAAATGGATTTTTATCTAAAACTTAGGGAAACGATACGAAGAGCCAGTAACGAAATCATCGATCTCAAAGCATACGAAGCGGATATGCGACATCTGATCGACTATTACATTCAGGCTGAAGAACCGAAACAAGTTTCCAATTTCCACGATACGCCTTTATTAGAAATCATCGATCGAGTCGGGATTGCAAAAGCGATCGCAGAGTTACCCGATTCGATTCGAAATAGTAAAGATTCCTGTGCTGCCACCATTGAAAACAACGTTCGGATCACGATCATTAGAAACCATATGATGGACCCCGCATTCTACAGCGCAATGAGCGAGCTCCTCGCAACGTTAATCCATCAGAGAAAAATAGAAGCGATCAATTATGAAATATATCTCAAAGGTATAGAAGAACTTGCTAAAAAAGTCGCGAGAGGAAAAGAGAACGATCTGCCGGCAGACATACAAACTCCAGGACAAAGGGCTCTTTATGGTAACCTGGGAAACAAGGAGGAACTGGCTCTAAAAATCCATTCTTCCATTCTTTCCGAGCGTCCTGATGAATGGAGAGGGAATGAAATTAAGGAAAGAATTATCAAACAAACTCTTTATAAACTTTTGGATAGAGATTTAGATGAAGTGGAACGGATTTTTAAGATCATCTTTCAGCAATTCGAGTATTAA
- a CDS encoding restriction endonuclease subunit S: MEMKQGYKQTEVGVIPEDWEVKRIGEIFNISAGGDLDMSTLSTFKDSFFNYPIFSNSLSDKGLYGYTSNPQYESNTVTVTARGTVGYAVFRNHQYSAIGRVLILSPIFKINGKFTEEYINNYIKFANESTGVPQLTVPQIAKYHLILPPTLTEQEAIANVLSDMDALILSLEKLISKKQQIKQGTMQALLTGRKRLPGFGKGERTKLTEVGLIPEDWEVKRIGETALLKARIGWHGLTAKEYLNTGIYRLITGTEFHKGSIDWSRCFFVDQERYEQDKYIQIKENDILITKDGSIGKIAFVNLLNWPATLNSGVFVIRPKNISFFPNFLFYIFSSFYFDKFISQITAGSTILHLYQKDFVKFTFPLPPTLAEQTAIANVLSDLDSEIDALESKLEKYKLLKQGMMQQLLTGAIRLV; the protein is encoded by the coding sequence ATGGAAATGAAACAAGGCTACAAACAAACCGAAGTCGGTGTGATCCCGGAAGACTGGGAGGTGAAGAGGATTGGCGAGATTTTTAATATTTCCGCAGGCGGAGATCTTGATATGTCAACTTTGTCTACCTTCAAGGACTCTTTCTTTAATTACCCAATTTTCTCGAATTCACTTTCCGATAAAGGTCTATACGGGTATACCTCAAATCCACAATATGAGAGTAACACAGTCACGGTAACAGCCAGAGGTACAGTTGGATATGCCGTATTCAGAAATCACCAGTATTCAGCAATTGGAAGAGTTCTAATTTTATCGCCCATTTTTAAAATAAACGGCAAGTTCACTGAAGAATACATTAACAATTACATAAAGTTTGCAAATGAAAGTACTGGTGTACCTCAACTTACTGTTCCACAAATCGCAAAGTATCATTTAATTCTTCCCCCCACCCTCACCGAACAAGAAGCCATCGCCAACGTTCTCTCCGATATGGATGCGTTGATCCTGAGTTTGGAAAAACTGATCTCCAAAAAACAACAGATCAAACAGGGGACAATGCAAGCGCTGTTGACCGGGAGAAAGAGATTGCCTGGGTTTGGAAAGGGAGAAAGAACAAAACTTACTGAAGTGGGCTTGATTCCGGAAGACTGGGAGGTGAAGAGGATTGGGGAGACTGCACTTTTAAAAGCGCGCATTGGATGGCACGGACTAACAGCTAAAGAATATCTAAACACCGGGATTTACCGGCTAATTACTGGAACTGAATTCCACAAGGGCTCAATCGACTGGTCAAGATGCTTTTTCGTAGACCAGGAAAGATATGAGCAGGACAAATATATTCAAATAAAGGAGAATGATATTCTAATAACAAAGGATGGCTCAATTGGGAAAATTGCCTTTGTGAATTTGCTTAATTGGCCTGCGACATTAAATAGTGGGGTATTCGTTATTAGGCCAAAAAATATTTCCTTTTTTCCTAATTTTCTTTTTTACATTTTTAGTTCCTTCTACTTTGATAAATTCATTTCACAAATCACCGCAGGTTCAACAATTTTACATTTATATCAAAAAGATTTTGTAAAATTTACTTTTCCCCTTCCTCCCACTCTCGCCGAACAAACCGCCATTGCCAACGTTCTTTCCGATCTGGATTCGGAAATCGATGCACTCGAAAGTAAATTAGAAAAATATAAACTTCTCAAACAGGGAATGATGCAACAACTTCTGACGGGGGCAATTCGACTCGTATGA
- a CDS encoding type I restriction-modification system subunit M: MAIKKSELYSSLWASCDELRGGMDASQYKDYVLVMLFVKYISDRFAQDGFPAIKVPKGSSFKDMVALKGKTDIGDLINKKILGPIGEANQISDFPDFADANKLGSGKDMVHKLTNLIAIFENPALDFSNNRAEGDDILGDAYEYLMRHFATESGKSKGQFYTPSEVSRIMAKIIGVSQSSKSGVTAYDPTAGSGSLLLKVAAEAGKKITLYGQEMDIATASLARMNMILHDNADATLKQGNTLANPLFLNDKGGLKQFDYFVSNPPFSFKSWSNGVDADHDPFDRFQNFGIPPAKNGDFAFLLHAIRSLKSNGKGAIILPHGVLFRGNTEAGIRKKLIQHGYIKGIIGLPANLFYGTGIPACILVIDKENAENRKDIFFIDASKGFEKDGNKNRLREQDIHKIVDVFNKQIPIPKYSRSVPILEIATKEFNLNIPRYIDNQDEEDLQDIEGHLRGGIPKSDIDDLQPFWNVYPTLSEVLFQEERTGYYKLKIAKEDIKKTIFSHPEFIQYGKQVDSIFSKWKKRNLDFCNTIGKKTKPKEFIGNLSESLLEAFTGIELIDKYDIYQHLMTYWLETMQDDVYLIVDEGWKVGNEVEVEIDKNGKAVRKDGKIIPKSLLLETYFLAETKEIETLESEKDSLSSKLEELAEEHGGEEGLLAECKNEKDRVNAKSAKDRLKTIQEDPSAQEEKEMISTFLKLSEEESELTRKIKSLEQELSKKVEAKYKALSIEEIKSLVVEKKWIASLAEDIQSERNRISQKLTGRIQILAERYDTPVPEILSEVANLETKVNSHLERMGFVWK; this comes from the coding sequence ATGGCAATCAAAAAATCCGAACTCTACTCTTCCCTTTGGGCGAGTTGTGACGAATTACGTGGCGGAATGGACGCCTCTCAGTATAAAGATTACGTTCTCGTAATGCTCTTCGTAAAATACATCAGCGACCGATTCGCACAGGATGGATTTCCTGCGATCAAAGTTCCCAAAGGTTCTAGTTTTAAGGATATGGTGGCCCTCAAGGGCAAGACCGATATCGGGGATCTGATCAACAAAAAAATCCTCGGGCCGATCGGAGAAGCAAATCAAATCTCCGACTTCCCCGATTTCGCGGATGCCAATAAATTAGGAAGTGGGAAGGACATGGTCCACAAGCTGACCAATCTCATCGCCATTTTTGAAAATCCTGCTCTTGATTTTTCCAACAACCGCGCTGAGGGAGACGATATATTAGGAGATGCTTATGAATATCTCATGCGTCACTTTGCAACCGAAAGCGGAAAGAGCAAAGGTCAATTCTACACTCCCTCGGAAGTCAGCCGAATCATGGCTAAAATCATCGGAGTTTCCCAGTCTTCCAAATCCGGAGTGACCGCATACGACCCGACGGCGGGTTCCGGCTCTCTTCTCCTCAAGGTCGCGGCCGAAGCAGGAAAGAAGATCACTCTCTACGGGCAAGAGATGGATATCGCGACCGCATCTCTCGCAAGAATGAACATGATTCTTCATGACAACGCGGACGCGACTCTCAAACAGGGCAACACTCTTGCCAATCCTCTTTTCCTAAACGACAAAGGAGGACTCAAACAGTTTGATTACTTTGTTTCCAACCCTCCGTTCTCTTTTAAGTCGTGGAGTAACGGAGTCGACGCTGATCACGATCCCTTCGATCGATTTCAGAACTTCGGAATTCCACCTGCGAAAAACGGCGATTTTGCGTTTCTCTTACACGCGATCCGTTCTCTCAAGAGCAATGGAAAGGGAGCTATCATTCTGCCGCACGGAGTTCTCTTTCGGGGAAATACGGAAGCGGGAATTCGTAAGAAGTTGATCCAACACGGTTATATCAAAGGAATCATCGGCCTTCCCGCAAATCTTTTTTATGGAACCGGTATTCCTGCGTGTATTTTGGTGATCGATAAGGAGAACGCGGAAAACAGAAAGGATATCTTTTTTATCGACGCTTCTAAGGGTTTTGAAAAGGACGGAAACAAAAACCGACTTCGGGAACAAGACATTCATAAGATCGTGGACGTCTTTAACAAACAGATCCCGATTCCGAAATACAGCAGAAGTGTTCCGATCTTGGAAATAGCGACGAAAGAATTCAATCTCAATATCCCGAGATACATCGACAACCAAGACGAAGAAGATCTCCAAGACATAGAAGGCCATTTGCGTGGCGGTATTCCAAAATCGGATATCGACGATCTCCAGCCGTTTTGGAACGTCTACCCTACTCTTTCGGAAGTTCTCTTTCAGGAAGAAAGAACGGGCTATTACAAACTGAAAATTGCAAAGGAAGATATTAAAAAAACGATCTTCTCTCATCCCGAATTTATCCAATACGGCAAGCAGGTGGATTCTATCTTTTCCAAATGGAAAAAAAGGAATTTAGATTTTTGTAATACGATCGGTAAAAAAACAAAACCGAAAGAATTTATCGGAAATCTTTCCGAATCTCTTTTGGAAGCATTCACCGGAATCGAGCTCATAGACAAATACGATATCTATCAACATCTGATGACCTACTGGCTTGAAACGATGCAAGACGACGTCTATTTGATCGTGGACGAAGGTTGGAAGGTAGGGAACGAAGTCGAAGTGGAAATCGATAAAAACGGAAAGGCGGTCCGAAAAGATGGCAAGATCATTCCGAAATCCCTTCTTCTTGAGACCTACTTTCTGGCGGAGACAAAGGAAATCGAAACCTTAGAATCGGAAAAGGATTCCCTTTCCTCAAAACTGGAGGAACTCGCGGAAGAACACGGTGGAGAGGAAGGCCTTCTTGCGGAATGTAAAAACGAAAAAGATCGAGTCAACGCAAAGTCCGCGAAGGATCGTTTGAAAACGATCCAGGAAGATCCGAGCGCTCAGGAAGAAAAGGAAATGATTTCCACATTCTTAAAACTCAGCGAAGAAGAATCCGAACTTACCCGTAAGATCAAATCCTTAGAACAAGAGTTGAGTAAAAAGGTCGAAGCCAAATACAAAGCCCTCTCGATCGAAGAAATCAAATCCTTAGTCGTGGAAAAAAAATGGATCGCGTCCCTCGCCGAAGACATCCAATCCGAACGAAACCGGATCAGCCAAAAACTCACGGGGAGAATCCAGATCTTAGCGGAACGTTATGATACACCGGTCCCCGAAATTCTTTCGGAAGTCGCCAACCTCGAAACCAAGGTCAATTCTCATCTGGAAAGAATGGGGTTTGTATGGAAATGA